In Pseudoalteromonas xiamenensis, the following are encoded in one genomic region:
- a CDS encoding GntR family transcriptional regulator, translated as MLLYQQIRHHLQERLATGELQPGCKLPSERTLQEQFNSTRITVREALARLEAEGLIYSQKRRGWFVTPEKLKWNPAKKVNFNLLAQEQEFTPQTRIVSLNTLLDNTICPELGNGALYCLSRVRSLNERAIMFEAIHCAKARFVDLEKQRLDGSITEVMANVYAVEISHETCQISVTVLPDYVAEILEKNNGTPCLKITRSRYSADNDLIDFNIEYWLHDAIEMIVEGH; from the coding sequence ATGCTACTTTACCAACAGATTCGTCATCATTTGCAAGAAAGACTGGCTACAGGTGAATTGCAACCCGGCTGCAAGCTCCCTTCAGAGCGAACACTACAAGAACAATTCAACTCGACTCGTATCACGGTTAGAGAAGCGCTCGCGCGCCTCGAAGCGGAAGGGTTGATTTACAGTCAAAAGCGTCGCGGTTGGTTTGTTACACCGGAAAAACTCAAGTGGAATCCTGCAAAAAAAGTAAACTTCAATTTACTTGCGCAAGAACAAGAATTTACGCCTCAAACTCGCATCGTATCACTGAACACCCTGTTGGATAACACGATATGTCCAGAGCTTGGCAATGGCGCGCTTTATTGCCTGAGCCGTGTACGTTCTTTGAATGAGCGAGCTATCATGTTTGAAGCGATCCATTGTGCCAAAGCGCGTTTTGTCGATTTAGAAAAACAACGCTTAGACGGTTCGATTACTGAGGTGATGGCAAACGTCTATGCCGTAGAAATAAGCCATGAAACCTGTCAGATAAGTGTGACCGTGTTACCTGATTATGTTGCCGAAATTCTCGAAAAGAATAATGGGACTCCTTGCTTAAAAATCACTCGCTCTCGTTATAGTGCGGACAATGATTTAATCGATTTCAATATTGAATATTGGCTTCACGACGCCATTGAGATGATTGTTGAAGGCCATTAA
- a CDS encoding glycerophosphodiester phosphodiesterase family protein — protein sequence MSRFRQAFFGFFSLLALLSTAFTASANQIELGPRPYYLISTMNEGPLKNALSACQNSPMTSSKFSLGHRGAPMQFPEHTQAAYEAGARMGAGILECDVTFTKDKQLVCRHSQCDLHTTTNILTTPLAQKCSQTFTPFNVATQTPASARCCTSDITLEEFKTLKGKMDSFNPQATSAEAYQQGTPSWRTDLYAHQGQLMTHAQSIALFKSLGVDMTPELKTPSVAMPFKGLTQTQYAQAIIDDYKSQHVPAKQVWLQSFHLPDHLYWQKHEPEFAKQAIYLDDRDEPQSSALENQLSLKRNGRPS from the coding sequence ATGTCGCGTTTCAGGCAAGCTTTTTTCGGTTTTTTCTCTTTATTGGCGCTTTTATCCACTGCGTTTACTGCATCAGCTAACCAAATTGAACTCGGTCCACGACCTTACTATTTGATTTCAACAATGAATGAGGGGCCGTTAAAAAACGCCTTGTCTGCCTGTCAGAATAGTCCCATGACATCGAGCAAATTTTCTTTAGGTCATCGCGGCGCTCCGATGCAATTTCCTGAACACACCCAAGCGGCTTACGAAGCCGGTGCACGGATGGGTGCTGGGATTTTAGAGTGTGACGTAACATTCACCAAAGACAAGCAATTGGTGTGTCGCCATTCACAATGCGACCTACACACCACAACGAACATCCTTACAACTCCCCTTGCTCAAAAATGTAGCCAAACGTTCACGCCGTTTAATGTGGCAACGCAAACACCCGCGAGCGCAAGGTGCTGTACCAGCGACATAACACTTGAGGAATTCAAAACACTAAAAGGCAAAATGGATTCTTTCAATCCGCAAGCCACTTCAGCGGAGGCTTACCAACAAGGTACGCCTAGTTGGCGTACCGATTTGTACGCGCATCAAGGTCAATTGATGACCCATGCACAAAGCATCGCACTGTTTAAATCACTTGGCGTTGACATGACACCCGAGCTAAAAACACCATCGGTTGCAATGCCCTTTAAAGGACTTACGCAAACACAATACGCGCAGGCGATTATCGATGACTACAAATCGCAGCATGTGCCAGCAAAGCAAGTTTGGCTTCAGTCTTTTCACCTACCCGACCATTTGTATTGGCAAAAACATGAACCAGAGTTCGCGAAACAAGCCATTTATTTAGATGACCGCGATGAACCTCAGTCTTCTGCGCTAGAGAATCAACTGAGTCTCAAGAGAAATGGTCGACCATCCTGA
- the dld gene encoding D-lactate dehydrogenase → MHIAQKDLFRQLEVVVGKSNLLKSPRKIAPYVKGFREGQGKAIAVVKPQSLLELWQTLEILVPANVAIIMQAANTGLTGGSTPHEACDRDAVIISTLALDDIHLLESHNQFIAFPGASLFKLEKTLDPLGRVPHSVIGSSCIGASIVGGVCNNSGGALVERGPAYTELSLYARVDEHGELQLVNDLDVDLGETPIEILTNLQRRQYQAHDIKVTSKQASDSEYKSWVRDTQSERPARYNADKRRLHAASGCAGKLVVFAVRLDSFVKPEHKQTFVISTDSAQSLNALRVAILKSMTELPISAEYMHRDVIELTDEYGRDTMLVLKYFGTEVMPRFFNYKKSLERFCRALPLMQENTIDWLSNRLAKCFPSQVSKQIKELKTRYEHHLLLSIKGQSVNELKAILAQMNNSASLHVLECDENEAKQAYLLRFAAAGAAIQYQKLNHRRSAGLLALDIALPRNCSEWYEQLPMTLKQKISHHFYYGHYLCHVFHQDYIVKAGYDPMQVKAELLSFIDTRGAEYPAEHNVGHLYVAKPDLAMNYKQLDPTNTFNPGIGKMSKSRFYQ, encoded by the coding sequence ATGCATATTGCCCAAAAAGACTTATTCCGCCAACTTGAAGTCGTTGTCGGAAAGTCCAATTTACTGAAGTCACCTCGCAAAATTGCCCCCTATGTAAAAGGCTTTCGAGAGGGGCAAGGTAAAGCAATTGCCGTTGTCAAACCTCAAAGTTTGCTAGAGCTTTGGCAAACTCTGGAAATACTTGTACCTGCAAATGTCGCTATCATAATGCAAGCCGCAAATACCGGACTCACGGGCGGTTCTACACCGCATGAAGCCTGCGATCGTGACGCGGTTATCATTTCCACTCTTGCGCTGGATGACATTCACCTATTGGAAAGCCACAACCAATTTATCGCTTTCCCTGGCGCCAGTTTATTTAAGTTAGAAAAAACGCTCGACCCGTTAGGCCGCGTACCTCATTCCGTTATTGGTTCATCCTGTATAGGAGCCTCCATTGTCGGCGGTGTTTGCAATAATTCCGGCGGGGCGTTGGTAGAACGCGGACCAGCCTACACAGAATTGTCACTTTACGCACGCGTTGACGAGCACGGTGAATTACAACTGGTTAATGATCTTGACGTTGACCTTGGTGAGACACCGATCGAGATCCTCACCAATTTACAACGTCGGCAGTACCAAGCACATGATATCAAAGTAACAAGCAAACAAGCCTCTGATAGCGAATACAAATCTTGGGTACGCGACACACAAAGCGAACGCCCTGCACGGTACAACGCCGACAAACGTCGTTTGCACGCGGCAAGCGGGTGCGCTGGTAAACTTGTGGTCTTTGCCGTGCGCTTAGACAGCTTTGTAAAACCTGAACACAAACAAACTTTTGTCATAAGTACCGACAGCGCGCAAAGTTTAAATGCGCTAAGAGTGGCGATTTTAAAATCGATGACCGAGCTGCCTATTTCCGCTGAGTATATGCATCGTGATGTTATCGAACTCACCGATGAGTATGGCCGCGATACCATGTTGGTACTTAAGTATTTTGGCACAGAAGTGATGCCTCGCTTTTTTAATTATAAGAAATCACTAGAACGCTTTTGCCGTGCATTGCCGTTGATGCAGGAAAACACCATTGATTGGCTAAGTAATCGGCTCGCCAAATGCTTTCCGAGCCAAGTTTCCAAACAAATTAAAGAATTAAAAACACGATACGAACATCATTTACTGCTTTCGATTAAAGGTCAGTCCGTGAATGAGCTTAAAGCCATCCTCGCTCAGATGAACAACTCCGCGTCACTGCATGTCCTTGAGTGTGATGAAAATGAAGCAAAGCAAGCGTATTTACTCCGATTCGCTGCAGCTGGCGCAGCCATTCAATATCAAAAGCTCAACCATCGCCGAAGCGCAGGTCTGCTCGCACTCGACATTGCGCTGCCCCGCAACTGCAGTGAATGGTATGAACAACTCCCTATGACGCTCAAACAAAAAATCAGTCACCATTTTTATTATGGCCATTACCTTTGTCATGTATTTCATCAGGACTACATCGTGAAAGCAGGCTATGACCCAATGCAAGTGAAAGCTGAATTATTGTCGTTCATTGATACTCGCGGTGCAGAATACCCAGCCGAGCACAATGTGGGACACTTATACGTTGCAAAACCCGATTTGGCGATGAACTACAAACAGCTCGATCCAACCAATACCTTTAATCCAGGCATTGGTAAAATGTCGAAAAGTCGGTTTTATCAATAA
- a CDS encoding ribbon-helix-helix domain-containing protein, which produces MCQLFVKADANLWESHTRSLRIAGVVTSIRLEQYFWNVLQEVAYRDQMNVNQLITKLYLESLDADHDIGNFTSFLRVCCARYLSLMADGYVERQPNSSLSALESKTIMDKEKEDTQLRKLTFSNIRNEQH; this is translated from the coding sequence ATGTGCCAATTGTTCGTTAAAGCTGACGCTAATCTATGGGAAAGCCATACTCGTTCACTGCGCATTGCAGGCGTAGTTACCTCTATTCGACTAGAGCAGTATTTTTGGAATGTGCTTCAAGAGGTAGCCTATCGCGACCAAATGAATGTGAATCAGCTCATTACCAAACTGTATTTAGAATCTTTAGATGCCGACCACGATATTGGGAATTTCACGTCGTTTTTACGTGTATGTTGCGCCCGTTATCTTTCACTCATGGCAGATGGATACGTAGAAAGACAACCCAATTCGTCATTATCAGCGCTGGAATCAAAAACTATTATGGACAAGGAAAAGGAGGACACTCAGTTACGAAAACTCACGTTTTCAAACATCCGTAACGAGCAACATTAA
- a CDS encoding DJ-1/PfpI family protein, whose product MMNILMITGDYVEDYENMVPFQALKACGYEVDAVCPNKVKGDTIATSIHDFEGDQTYSEKRGHNFALNANFADVDVAKYDGLYLPGGRAPEYLRLNARVIEIIQAFEAAHKPIASICHGPQLLTAANVIHGKRVSAYPACEPEVRLAGADYISLEMDQAITDGNLVTAPAWPAHPEFLKQFMALLAAR is encoded by the coding sequence ATAATGAACATATTAATGATTACTGGCGACTACGTTGAAGATTACGAAAACATGGTGCCTTTCCAAGCCCTTAAAGCGTGTGGATATGAAGTAGATGCCGTTTGTCCAAATAAAGTCAAAGGCGACACCATCGCCACATCAATCCATGATTTCGAAGGCGACCAAACCTACTCGGAAAAACGTGGCCACAACTTTGCACTTAATGCTAATTTTGCTGATGTTGATGTTGCTAAATATGATGGTCTTTATTTACCCGGCGGCCGAGCACCTGAATACTTGCGCTTGAATGCTCGCGTCATTGAAATAATTCAGGCATTTGAGGCCGCTCACAAACCAATCGCGTCAATTTGCCATGGCCCGCAATTACTGACTGCGGCTAACGTGATCCACGGCAAGCGTGTTTCGGCTTACCCTGCGTGTGAACCAGAAGTACGTTTAGCAGGTGCAGATTATATTTCGCTTGAAATGGACCAAGCAATCACCGATGGTAACTTAGTGACAGCACCTGCATGGCCTGCACACCCTGAGTTTTTAAAACAGTTCATGGCGCTTTTAGCCGCACGCTAA
- a CDS encoding HD domain-containing protein: MSAVLEIVQELQDLFALYGQDHYEEACTQQSHAEQCATLAKQHGCDEETQIAAFLHDIGHFVAKYQHHPDFTAFGFAAHASLGACYLKELGFSCKVVALVEGHVLAKRYLLSVDKQYQHRLSKASWETALQQGGTLSETEIRQFESSQWCNELILLRRFDDHGKDPTLHTLKSEYWFSLIAEHLTHRR; this comes from the coding sequence ATGAGCGCCGTTCTAGAAATCGTCCAAGAACTGCAAGACTTGTTTGCGCTATATGGCCAAGATCATTACGAAGAGGCCTGCACCCAGCAAAGCCATGCAGAGCAATGCGCTACGCTTGCAAAGCAACATGGGTGTGATGAAGAAACGCAAATTGCGGCATTTTTGCATGATATCGGTCATTTCGTCGCCAAGTATCAACACCACCCCGATTTTACCGCGTTTGGGTTTGCCGCACACGCGTCACTCGGAGCCTGTTATTTAAAGGAACTCGGCTTTAGCTGCAAAGTCGTTGCGTTAGTGGAAGGCCACGTGCTAGCAAAACGTTACTTGTTGAGCGTGGATAAGCAGTACCAACATCGTTTATCTAAGGCAAGTTGGGAAACAGCCCTTCAGCAAGGAGGCACACTTTCAGAAACAGAGATCCGACAGTTCGAGTCCTCACAATGGTGCAATGAATTGATTTTATTGCGCCGCTTCGACGACCACGGCAAAGACCCTACATTGCATACATTGAAAAGTGAATATTGGTTTTCGCTAATAGCAGAACACCTAACTCACCGCCGATAA
- a CDS encoding FAD-dependent oxidoreductase — MRFQPFWFDSAMSAESPDPTSQSLPKSADVVIIGGGFTGLWTAIMTKLQSPETDVVVIEKGFCGQGASGRNGGAMLTWSTKFMSLMTLFGREQAKFLAVASEQAVHEIKAFTEKHQIACDCCVDGTYYTYSNHAQHGALEPVIKTLSSNAINQWRKMTAHDVTLTGSPTNSAGWYSPHAGSVQPALLVRGLRRVAISLGVKVVEHTEYHQHAEMNSLSIETSKGTINARKLVFAVNAWLPSLIPRFARKVVLVSSDMVITKPMPETLRELNLTHGAPIIDSRIFVNYYRTTSCGRLMLGKGGNYFSFHNRVSDTFDAPSRYQTILDHSLKRFFPNHDFAIERSWTGPSDRSVTGMPFFGHLNGSPNVLFGSGYSGNGVVQSFLGGKILSSLLLGLNNEWTDCALVDQTLPDFPPDPIRTLGAYVVRDAIRRKEQAEDANKTPWPLDSWLSRLSGSAAKVDMSAKEPA; from the coding sequence ATGCGCTTCCAACCTTTTTGGTTTGACAGCGCCATGAGCGCTGAATCGCCTGATCCCACATCACAGTCCCTACCCAAAAGTGCCGACGTCGTCATCATTGGCGGCGGCTTTACTGGGCTTTGGACTGCCATTATGACCAAGCTACAATCCCCTGAAACCGACGTTGTTGTCATTGAAAAAGGCTTCTGCGGGCAAGGTGCTTCGGGTCGTAATGGCGGAGCCATGCTCACTTGGTCGACCAAGTTCATGAGTCTGATGACGTTGTTTGGTCGGGAGCAAGCTAAATTTTTAGCTGTCGCGTCCGAGCAAGCCGTGCATGAAATCAAAGCATTTACTGAAAAGCATCAGATAGCCTGTGATTGCTGCGTTGATGGAACGTACTATACGTACTCGAATCATGCCCAGCATGGTGCACTTGAACCCGTGATCAAAACGCTTAGCAGCAACGCAATCAATCAGTGGCGAAAAATGACGGCTCATGATGTGACATTGACGGGGTCTCCAACCAATTCCGCTGGATGGTATTCCCCACATGCAGGCAGTGTGCAACCAGCCCTGCTAGTGCGAGGTTTGCGTCGTGTCGCAATCAGTCTGGGGGTAAAGGTGGTTGAACACACGGAATATCACCAACACGCTGAAATGAACTCGTTATCGATTGAAACCAGCAAGGGAACCATCAACGCACGCAAGCTGGTGTTTGCGGTCAACGCTTGGCTACCAAGTTTGATCCCACGCTTTGCCCGCAAAGTGGTCTTAGTGTCAAGCGACATGGTCATCACCAAACCCATGCCCGAAACCCTTCGCGAGCTTAATTTAACGCATGGCGCCCCCATCATCGACAGCCGCATCTTTGTGAACTATTACCGCACCACTTCCTGTGGCCGTTTGATGTTAGGTAAAGGCGGCAACTACTTCAGCTTTCATAATCGTGTCAGTGACACGTTTGATGCGCCAAGTCGCTATCAAACGATCCTAGACCACTCATTAAAACGGTTTTTCCCTAATCACGATTTTGCTATCGAACGCAGCTGGACGGGTCCGTCGGATAGAAGCGTCACGGGTATGCCGTTTTTTGGTCATCTCAACGGCAGTCCGAACGTACTTTTTGGTTCGGGTTATTCTGGCAATGGGGTTGTGCAATCCTTTTTGGGCGGCAAAATTCTCTCTAGTCTTTTGCTTGGCTTGAATAACGAATGGACGGACTGTGCGCTGGTCGACCAAACGCTCCCTGATTTCCCGCCAGATCCAATTCGAACCCTCGGCGCCTATGTCGTACGTGATGCGATCCGCCGTAAAGAACAGGCTGAAGATGCCAATAAAACACCTTGGCCATTGGATTCGTGGCTTAGCCGCTTGAGTGGCTCAGCGGCGAAAGTCGACATGTCAGCAAAGGAGCCAGCATGA
- the phnX gene encoding phosphonoacetaldehyde hydrolase, translating into MKHLEALILDWAGTVVDFGSIAPTSIFVEAFAKAYDFTISLDEARIPMGMGKWDHINTLLNLDVIQVRWQKQFGRLPSKDDVDHIYQTFMPLQQAKVAERAEPIAGVLPVLNRLKAQGIKIGSCSGYPKPVMDVLLPAAKAHGYEPDHSVGSDECAAGSRPGPWMALANVLALGINRVAACVKVDDSVPGISEGLNAGMWTVGIAVTGNAIGLSEEEWNALSMSEQKALTLNAYHTLYSAGAHFVIDSLADIEPVLFEIESRLARGERP; encoded by the coding sequence ATGAAACATTTAGAAGCGCTCATTTTAGATTGGGCAGGCACCGTCGTCGATTTTGGCTCAATTGCCCCAACCAGCATTTTCGTTGAAGCGTTTGCGAAGGCCTACGATTTCACGATTTCGCTCGATGAGGCTCGCATTCCCATGGGCATGGGCAAATGGGACCACATCAACACCTTGCTGAATTTAGACGTGATCCAAGTACGTTGGCAGAAACAATTTGGCCGTTTGCCGAGCAAAGACGATGTTGACCATATTTATCAAACATTTATGCCATTGCAACAAGCTAAAGTTGCCGAGCGTGCTGAACCGATTGCGGGTGTGCTACCCGTTTTGAACCGCCTAAAAGCACAAGGGATAAAAATTGGCAGTTGCTCCGGCTACCCGAAACCCGTGATGGACGTCCTACTGCCAGCAGCCAAGGCACATGGCTATGAACCAGATCATAGTGTCGGCAGTGACGAATGCGCGGCGGGTTCACGTCCTGGTCCTTGGATGGCTCTGGCGAACGTACTTGCTCTGGGTATCAATCGTGTCGCGGCGTGTGTCAAAGTGGATGACTCTGTTCCTGGGATCAGTGAAGGCTTAAATGCAGGAATGTGGACTGTAGGTATTGCAGTAACCGGCAATGCCATTGGCCTTAGCGAAGAAGAATGGAATGCCCTTTCAATGAGCGAACAAAAAGCGCTCACCTTGAATGCTTACCATACTCTTTATAGTGCTGGTGCACATTTCGTGATTGATTCACTGGCCGATATTGAACCGGTACTCTTTGAAATTGAAAGTCGTCTGGCTCGCGGGGAGCGCCCTTAA
- a CDS encoding DUF5690 family protein has translation MFAPLFRHPPAWLAKAQGTAFVVFAATSAFLTYFSMYAFRKPFSVNTYREFDNEHWLVSFKIALILAQVFGYLCAKFIGVKVVSEMTPAHRGKAILLMILGAQFALVMFAITPIGWNIPWLFVNGLSLGMIWGIVFSFLEGRRTTEILGAVLSVTFILASGLVRTVGKWLVTEVNVPELWMPAATGALFLPLLILSVACLTALPKPTLDDEAARQKRAPMDSNARWSFFKAHWFGITVLILSFLLFTGFRDFRDNFSAEIWQALGYGEEPAIFAYAGIRIAFIVLFALGALVLIKDNTKAFFVNHGFILFGALLLAASTYGFEQHWLDAKSWMVLLGAGLYISYIPYNCFLFDRMISALGSTANAGFLIYLADSAGYVGSVGILLYRTFEAPELSWLTFFISACYWVALLAGLLVISSLLYFISRLPKHPQPSLEAPASSTPSLIKGTV, from the coding sequence ATGTTTGCTCCTTTATTTCGTCATCCACCCGCTTGGCTCGCAAAAGCCCAAGGGACCGCGTTTGTGGTGTTTGCGGCCACCAGCGCATTTTTAACCTATTTTAGTATGTACGCTTTTCGAAAGCCTTTTTCGGTCAATACCTACCGCGAATTCGACAACGAACACTGGTTGGTGAGCTTCAAAATTGCCCTGATTTTAGCGCAGGTGTTTGGCTATTTGTGTGCCAAATTTATTGGCGTAAAAGTCGTTTCGGAAATGACCCCTGCTCATCGTGGTAAAGCCATTCTGTTGATGATCTTAGGGGCGCAGTTTGCGTTGGTGATGTTTGCTATTACGCCAATCGGTTGGAATATCCCGTGGTTATTCGTCAACGGCCTATCGCTTGGCATGATCTGGGGGATCGTGTTCAGCTTCTTAGAAGGTCGTCGTACGACAGAAATTCTCGGCGCGGTGCTCAGTGTCACCTTTATTTTAGCCTCTGGGTTAGTCCGTACGGTCGGTAAATGGCTAGTAACCGAAGTCAACGTGCCCGAGCTTTGGATGCCTGCCGCAACCGGTGCGTTGTTTTTACCTTTGCTAATCCTCAGTGTCGCGTGTTTAACCGCCTTACCAAAACCGACGCTCGACGATGAAGCGGCTCGCCAAAAGCGTGCACCGATGGACAGTAACGCGCGCTGGTCGTTTTTTAAAGCCCATTGGTTTGGAATTACCGTTCTTATCTTAAGTTTTTTGCTGTTTACGGGTTTTCGCGACTTTCGCGACAACTTTTCGGCCGAGATTTGGCAGGCGCTCGGCTACGGCGAAGAACCCGCAATCTTTGCCTACGCCGGTATTCGTATCGCGTTTATCGTACTCTTTGCACTCGGTGCACTCGTGTTGATAAAAGACAACACCAAAGCCTTTTTTGTCAATCACGGCTTTATCCTCTTTGGTGCCCTCCTCCTTGCCGCGAGCACCTATGGATTTGAACAGCATTGGCTGGACGCTAAATCATGGATGGTATTGCTTGGCGCGGGCTTATACATCAGCTACATCCCGTATAATTGCTTTTTGTTTGACCGCATGATCTCCGCGCTTGGCAGTACGGCAAACGCAGGGTTCTTAATTTATTTAGCGGATTCGGCGGGATACGTTGGTTCCGTTGGCATTTTGCTTTACCGCACTTTCGAAGCACCCGAATTAAGTTGGCTGACATTCTTTATTTCGGCGTGCTATTGGGTTGCGCTGTTGGCAGGTTTGTTAGTGATAAGTAGCTTACTCTACTTTATTTCGCGCTTGCCAAAACACCCGCAACCATCGCTAGAAGCACCCGCTTCTTCAACCCCTTCACTTATCAAAGGTACTGTATGA